GGGTGATATATGGATCTTTGATCGCCTACAAAATAATGGAAAAACAGGGTTTTGGCCACATTGTGAACATGAGCTCGGTTGAAGGGCTGATACCATTTCCCCTGGCATCTCCCTATGTGACAAGCAAGTTTGGCGTGATGGGGCTTTCACAGGCCATGTGGGTCGAAGGTCATGATCTTGGAATCAAAGTAAGCGTGGTATGCCCTGGTTTCATTAAAACCGATATTTTCGATGTTTCTCCAATGATTGGAGTGGATGTGACGAAATGGCTGGCGGCTAATGCAAAATGGGAACGGTTTGGAATCTCCCCCGAAAAATGCGCCAAGCTTATATTGACCGGGGTTGCAAAGGACAAAGCCATTATCCCTGTCACCTTTTTAGCGAAATTCTTCTGGCTGCTGGCCCGAATTAGCCCAAACTTAATTCTCAAGACGATTTTAAAAGATTTTCGGACTTGGCGGAAGGCGGTCCGAGTCCCATTATGAGACTTCAGGCACCTTATTGCCCTTCCGATTGAAGAGATGCTGAGGGCAATTGTTGCACCTTATTGTTGTTTGCAAACAAGTTTCTCAATTGCGCAAACATCAATCAGTACCGGGATTCGGTCGGTGTCGCCCTGGGTATGTTGAGAGCAACAATGACGGCATTATGCAACCACTGGCATATACAGCCTGAAGCCAATGGCTTTAATCAGTGAGGCATGGCAGAATTTGGTCCGCGTGTGATTCTCTTCATATAAAAATTGCAACAGGAAGGACCCACATGCTCAGTAAACCTGAATCGAGCAAATGTTCAGACGATACCGAGCAAATCGTTATAAACCTTCCTTGCCGGCTGATCGAAAGAGCGCAGAAATATGCCGATGAGCACGGCAACAGCGTCACAGGTGTGATCATCGAGGCCCTGGATGCGCTACTGGGAGGCCGGACAACCAGATGATTTACTCAGATGCTCCCCAAAATCATCGGCATCATATCACTAGACGACCCAATTTTGATTTACCATTTTTCATTCACCCCGATCCACCCGCTCCTTCAGTTCCGTTCCCACCTTGAAAAACGGCAGGCGTTTGGGCTTGACCGTTACAATTTCTCCGCTTTTGGGGTTGCGCCCCGTGTAGCTATCGTACTCTTTGACTTTGAAGGAACACAGCCCCCGGATCTCCACGCGGTCGCCGTTGATGAGTGCATCTGATAAGTGGTTGAAAAACAGGTTGACCACGTTTTTGGATTGCGCCCTGGAAAGTCCTTGCTCCTCTGCCAACTTCGTTATCAATTCGAGTTTGTTCATGGATACTCCATGGGTAATGGTCATTGGTAGGATTCCGGATTTGTATTGCCATATGGGCTAACGGTCAAGAATATAATGGGAAAATGGTTTAAGAGGATCATTTCATTATGCCGCATTGCTCGAAAACATTACACAATCCGTAAGGCCTGGAATACCCCATCGATGACCCGGGGGTACCAACCATATGCACATCTGATATCAATCAAAAATCATCGTCTGAAAATCGAATGGGAAATCGGTCTCAAAGGTATTGAAGGAGCGATGGCTAATGAAATTTGAAACCAAATGCGAAACAGGGTAACTTCATTGCGGTATAATTAAAATTGCCGGTGACCTGGACAGGGATCAAACCATAATTTTTACCGGCAAGCCCTTCCCCAATGGACGGACCCATTGCGGAAGGGAAAAAGGAGTATGGACAATGGTGGACCGGAGTGTTGTAGAAGAGCAGTTAGAGCTGATCGAGCGCAACAAGGAGCTCTCCTGTCTATACGAGATCGCCAAGATCATCGCCCCTTCGGACAGGTCCTTCTCAGACGTATTACAGGCAATAGTTTCCATATTGCCATCGGCCTTTCACTATCCTGGAAGAGTGGGGGCTAGCATCCGGGTAGACGACCAAGTATTCACGACAGACGGTTTTAGTCCAACCACCAGCAGAATAAACGCCACACTGACGATTGAGGGGCGCCCCAAGGGAATGATCGAGGTCTTTTACAAGCAGTTTAAAGAGGATGCGGATGGTGATGGGCAAGGCCATTTTTTGACGGAAGAAACCAACCTGCTGCAAACCATTGCACGCCAAGTCTCCTTGATGATCGAGATAAAGCTGGCCAATGAAAAACAGGCCCGGCTGGAAAGTCAGTTGCGTCATGCGGATCGTTTGGCCAAAATCGGGCAATTGACGGCCGGCGTGGCCCATGAGCTCAATGAGCCGTTGTCGGGCATTCTGGGTTTTGCGCAGTTGGCATTGAAAAAGATCGATACCCCAGAGCAGGCTGCCCGTTATCTGGATCGCATCGTGCAGTCGTGCCTGCATGCCCGCGAAATCATCAAAAAAATGATGCTGTTCAGCAGTCCCATGCCCCAGCACATGGTGCGGGTGGATTTGAATCAGTTGCTGACTGATGGAATGTCATTCATTGTTCCCCGCTTCGAGGGATCCGGGATTCGGTTTGATGCTGATTTTGATCCCGCTTTGCCGAACATCTCCGCGGATGCGTCCCAGATCACCCAGGTATTGGTCAACTTGGTGATCAACGCGATCCACGCCATGCCCGATGGTGGCGTCTTGACGGTGAAAACCGTTTGTATTGAGGGCAAATCCTGCTTAATCGTGCAAGATACCGGCGTCGGAATGGATACCAAAACCCTGGAGCAGATTTTTTTGCCGTTTTTCTCCACTAAGGATGTGGACCATGGCACTGGCTTGGGACTGTCTGTCGTCCACGGTATTCTATCCGCTCATGACGCGACCATCGATGTTCAAAGTCAATTCGGTCGAGGTACTGTTTTTACCATCGCTTTTCCGGCTATCGAAGGAGGTGATTGCGGCAAAGGCGGCGATCCTTGACACAGACATACATTTACGTTTGCAGCGTACCAGGTTTTCCGGATAATCCTGCGCGGCATTTTTTAGGGACCATGGAGGAGGAATATGAGTGGCGCGGACGATTTTAATGCGCAAGATTTCAGCATCCTGGTGGTGGATGATTCGGTCGATGCCCGCGAGGTGATCCAGGCCAATCTGGAAGACGAGGGTTATGCCGTGCACACCTGTTCCAGTGTGGATCAAGCGTTACAGATGTTGTCCCAATCCGACTTCGATATCATTGTCACCGATCTGAGAATGCCCAGAGTCAGTGGTTTGGCGCTGATCCGCCACGTCAGGCAACACCTGCCGGCCGTGGAGATCATGATGATCACCGGGTATCCCTCTATCGAGGGCGCCGTCGAGGCGGTCAAAAGTGGCGCCGAGCACTATCTGGCCAAACCTTTCACCGATTCGGAACTGATCGAAGCAGTGGGTGCCATCGCAAGGAAGGTGCTCCGCAAGCGATTGGCGCACGACAAGGTTACGCCTGCAGAAACCTACGGCATCGTGGGCCAATCGTTACCCATGCAAAGGGTTTTCCGGTTGATCAGCAAGGCCGGACTCACCGATGCGAATGTCCATATCAGCGGGGAGAGCGGCACGGGCAAGGAGATGGTGGCACGGGCCATCCATTACGCCGGAGCCCGCCGCACTGAGCCATTTGTGTCGGTCAACTGCACCGCAGTGCCGGAAAGCCTGATCGAAAGTGAGTTGTTTGGCTACGTCAAAGGCGCATTCACCGGCGCCGGCAATGCCCGCACCGGTTTTTTCGAAATCGCCAATGGCGGAACCCTATTCCTGGACGAGATCGGTGACGCCAGCCTGGCCATGCAGGCCAAACTGTTGCGCGCCATCCAGGAAAAAACCATTTACAGGGTGGGATCCAGCCGGGCCATTCATGTGGATACCCGTTTGATCTGCGCGACCAATAAGGATCTGCTCCAATTGATAGGCAATGGGCTTTTTCGTGAAGATTTGTACTATCGCATCAACGTGATCGATATCCCCCTGCCGCCCTTGCGCGACCGCGGCGATGATCTTTTTTTGCTGATAAAACACTTCCACGCCAAGTTCACCAAAGAGATGGGGGCGGATGCGCCGCGGTTCAGCGATGAGGTGCTGCGCCGCTTGAAGGCATATCGATGGCCGGGCAACGTGCGGGAGCTGGAGAACCTGGTGCAGAAACTGGTGTTGATGGCCGACGGCCCGAAAATCGATGTGGCAGATTTGCCGCCTGCCATGAAAAGCTGGGTCGAACCGTCCTGGCGATTGGACCGCAGCCTGGCCGAAATGGAAGCCGAGTACATTCGGCAGGTATTGGAAAGCGTCCATGGCAACAAATCAAAAGCTGCCGAGATCCTAAAAATAGACCGAAAGACGGTGCGCGATAAGCTAAGATAAGATAAAGCGACTACCGGCAACGCACAGATGGGGCAAATTCTCCCACTGGCCGCTTTTTTCCCATCTGCACCCTCCAGTGTCTCTCCGTAGTCGTCCATCCCACAAGCACCCATAGTCCCCCCGTCGGGGCTATCCGCAGATGGATCAACCCATTTTACTCTCCTTTACGATGGCATGATAACTGCTCTCATGAAAGGCATCCCGGCGCCCAATGCTTGTTTCGCGCCTTTCCCGCAATTTTTTGGTCGATTCATGGAGAGTGAAAATGGAAAAGATGAAAGTAAGAGAACTGATGCGTCCCATCGATGAGTTCCCCCGCATTTCCAGCCGCGCCACATTTATGGAGGCGGTGGAGAGCCTGGACAGCGCGGATTTGGCCTTCAGGGCCGGCAAGGCCCCCGAACGCATCGTGCTGGTTTCTGACGAGCGGGGAAGGATCATCGGCAAACTGTCTCCGATCGATGTGGTCAAAGCCCTCGAACCCAATTTCAGCTATATCAATGATCTGAAAATCGGGTTCCACAAGCATTTGGTGCAGGCGTCACTGGATTCCATGAAAGAACTCTATCGGGTTTGGCATAATCCCCTGCTCGACCTCTGGCAGAAGGCTACCAGTATCAGGATTCGTGATTTCATCAATAGGCCGCAACCCGACCAGATGGTTCACGCAGATGATACCATGGACACTGCCTTTCACCGTTTTGTGGAAGGACGCCATGGTTCGCTATTTGTGCGAGACGGTGGGGAAATTGTCGGCCTGATCCGATTCTCGGATGTCTATCGAAAAATTAAAGAAGCCATGCGACTGGCGCCTGTTGGTGAGGCTACGGCCGAAACGGTGTAATGACCATATGGGTGCGACTATCGCCCGGGCCACCAGGGCTCATATTCGCACCCGCTCGACTTTAGGGGGCTCGATCCAATCAATACCATTCAAGAAAAGACGTGCAGCTGGAGGTGACGCGTGAGTTACAGTCCCATCTATATTACTGCGGAAGACAGGGCACGCGTGGAGTGGTTGATGCTGTTTTACGACCTTTTCACGGAGGAGGAACAGAAAAGGATTCGACGTCTGTATTATGAGGTTTCCCAGGGCCTAGTGGTCAGTGCGGACCAGATTCCGAGCAATGTGGTAACCACCCATTCGCGCATTAAGTTGGAAGAAATAAAGGGCGACACGGAGGTCGCCCTTTATTTGGTGTTTCCAGACGAGATGAAGCAAGGCTTCGGCCGAGTTTCAATATTGACAGCTATCGGGGCCGCGCTTTTGGGACGCAGGGTAGGTGATATCGTCGAATGTCAGACCACCACGGGGGTCCGCCGATTCGCGATTACATCGACCAAACATTTCAATCGAGACAGTGTCTGAAGGCAAGGTCGGCGCTCGACAGGCGAACCGTCGGGCAACCATACAAATCTCTGCGCTACCATTGGGGTTGATTACCGATCCTCAAGCCGGTGACGTCGCCGGCCGTCATCATCGCTATGAATGCATCAGGATCCTTTTCCAATACGATCTTTTTTAACGAAGCTATGTCCTTTCGATGGATGACCGAAAACAGGATCGTCTTTTCGGTTCCGTGATAGCCACCCTTTCCATTCAGTTTTGTAATGCCCACCTGATAATTGTGCGTCAGAATATCTGCAATCGCATCGCAGTGATTGGAAATGATGATAGCAGCCTTCCGTTTTTTCATGCCATGATAGATGGCATTTGTCGCCTGCATCGCAACTATCGCGTATATGAGCGAATATAAGACCTTGTCGACGGGAAAAAGAAGTGCAGAAACTGCCAATACGCCAATATTGATCACCACGGCACCAGTTCCTATCGAAAGCGAGAAGAGCTTGTGAAATATGACACCGATGATGTCGCTGCCTCCGGTCGAGCCACGGGAGCGTAATATAATCGCCATGCCCAGACCGGTTATGCCGCCTGCAATCACGGCATTAAGCATTTGATCGGGGACTTCTATCTGAAAATCGACCAGGTAAAGCATTGCAGAATAAATCAACATGCCCCACAACGAATACAAAAAAAATCTAATGCTGACAAAGTATAACCCCAATAAAAAAATCGGGATATTCAGCAATAGGTAGATGGTGGTTAATGATAGCGCAGGATGAAGATAATATAAGATCAAGGCCGCTCCCGTCAGTCCCCCCGATAAGAAACCTCGAGGGATCAAAAAGGCTTTGACGGCAAATGCGCATATGCTGCTGCCCAGCGTCAGCAATAAGGTTTGAAGTAGGCTGTCTTTCAATATTCTGATCATGATGCTCTCTTAGTTTTCTGCACAGGTGGTTTCCCAGTTCCGAAATGCAAGATAGGCGGTTTCGTCTACTGGATAATCCCAGGTACCGCTGTGATGCACAATTTGGCCGCCGAATCCAGATTTGAAGAGGTATAAGCCATAAAAGGTGAATTGCGGATCGGCTACGGGAGAGACGGCGCCCATATCGTACACTCGACAATTATATGCTCTGGCACACTGAATCGCTTTCCAGTGAAGTGCATAAGAGCCCATGTAATTTCTCTTGATATTGGCAGAAGCACCGTGAAGAAACAGCGCTCCGTTTTGGGAAATAACGATAATGGCACCCGCCAATACGTCGCGGCCATGGGTTGCCATAAGCAAAAATATCTCAGAGTTACCCTGGTGTTCTTTGTGGGCCGAAAATAAAGCCTCAAAAAAGCGGTATTCACTCATCTGAAAACCGTTGCGCTGCGCTGTTTGGCGATACAGGTCGTAAAAAATCGGCAGCTTTTCTACCGAGAATGCACTTACCCGCACACCTTTTCGATGCGCAAGTCCTATATTGTATCGAGTCTTGGGCTTCATTCGAGAAAGCACGTGCGCTTCATCACCCTCAATGTCTACAATGCAGCTGTGGGCAACCGTCATGTCCACCGGCGCTTTTTTCAACTTCCAGTTTCTTGTGCCAAAATTCATGCGTATTTCTCGAATTCTGGGGTCGGGGTAATCGTACCGCTGGCATTTTTCGATTTCACGTGCGTATGACGATTCCCAAGGCAGATCATAGCGAATGAAGGCAACATCCTTCTGCATCTGAGTGATCAAGGACTCTGACATGGATTCCAGAAAGCGTCCATAATCTTCCGGCTCCGGTGCGAACTCCGGTCCCTGTGGGACGTACAGACCAACCGTGTTGCGGCCAATCGATTTGGCCAACACGAGCAGGTCTCTTCCCGACTTTGCACCGTCCAAATCGAACGCATAGGTCTTCCACCCCAATTGCCTCTTTACCGTCTCCCAATAAATACTTTGGAAAAGGATGTCAGTTGGGTAAAGCTTTTGCGAATCCTTGGGCTTCAGAATCACGTCCACGGCCTATCACACTCCTCTTTTTGTTTTGCGCTTGCAATATTTACAACGCGTTTGAATTATTGAAAATTTTCCAGCCCTAAATCCTTATGATTAAAAGTCCTGAAAATGAAGAGCACCTCAAGCCGTCACCTATCGCAACTATTGTGCCTATTGTCCGCCCCCAATTTGTGTGACGATTGAATGGAAAGGTAACTTATTGTTATTAAACGCGATGATTCAATTTTACATAGCAGATAAGACTATGGCTATAGGTGATCGAGCTGCACATTGAAATTTGATTCGATGGATTGGTTGGGAGTTTTTTGGCCAGTGATCCTATTTTCCCCAGTCTCCATAAGATGATCATTCAACTTTCGGGATAGGTTTTTAACCGGTCAACAATTTGTTCTTTGACAAGCCAACACACTGCAACGCTGCGTCCATGATCGCGTCGAAGAAGGCAATCGCCGTCTTTTCGCAGAAAGTGCCCAACTGCCTGAGCCTATCGGTGGCCAGCATCAAAATGCGACATAGCGCCTCGATAAATGAGATGTCGGCCATCCCATATCGATGCATGAGCGGCGCGATTTTAAAACTGCCAAAGAAGTCATCGTTTTTGCTTTGAAAATGAACAGAATCTTGCGACTGAGAGGGGATGGTGGTTTGGTCCATTTGAGCCCTTCTTTTCGTATTTATTGCGAATTTTCGTAAATCCACCATAAATCAATAAGTATGGTTCATCAATTATATTAGTATGAAAACAATATCATAGACCATATTTCATCCTCTCAATCGATAACCGAAAGTTGAGAAATTATTAATGACTGCTGCCAAAAGAAGCATTAACACCCCGCTCCCCAAAATCATCGGCATCGTATCTGGCATTTTGTTCGTTGAACTCTTTCAGAAACCCGTGTTCCTTGAAAAAGCTAACAAGGTACGGAAACCTCAGAATTTGAATGATGCCGATTCTATTTAATGATATGATATTTCTTTAAATATTTGCTGAACTGGCGATCATCAGCGAAAAATGGGGAAATTATGATTTCTTAAAATATCCCCTTTTCAATACCTTGGTTTTGTAGGTAGGCACATTTTATAGTGTCGGAAATATTTTTTAGAACGGGGTTCAAAAATGAAAAACGGGAAAATGGATTATAAACCTGAACATAATCAACATCACAGGCTGAATAAGCAATCATCGTTGAAAAAGAAAAAATTATCATTGCAGAGCAACCTTGACCTACCAGCTGACTACATGAGGTTAGTCCTCGAAAATACACATGAAGCCATCATGATCATACAAGATGAAAAATATAAATTCATAAATCAAAATTTTGCCAACGTATACGGTTATTCGCCGGAAGAGATGTATAGAAAGAGTATAAAGGATATTGTTCATCCAGAAGACTACGAAAGAGTCCGTAGTAACTACTACAGACGCCTTAAAGGGGAACAAGTTGAAAAGTATCCATACAGAATTATTGATAAATCAGGGAACATTAAATGGATGGAACTAAGTGGTGTGGAGATATTATGGAAGGGAAAACCGGCTGCTTTAAATTTTATAACCGAGATAACGCGTAGAGTTATTGCCGAGGAAGCACTTAAAAAGTCGGAACGTCAGCTTTCCGATATTGTTAATTTTATGCCACAAGCTCTATTCGCGATAGATAGAGAAGGCAAGGTGATTGCTTGGAACATGCGGATGGAAGAATTATCTGGAATCAAGTCGTCCGATATGATCGGTAAGGGCAATTTTGAATATGCCCTTCCGTTTTATGGGCAGAGAAAACCGATCCTAATAGACCTAATTACAAGGCCGGATATTTCCGCTGATAAGGACTATTTATCCATAAATAGAGGGAAAAATTTTCTGCATGCTGAAAAGTTCATTGAAAATAATGGAAATCCTCTTTGGTTACAGATCGAAACCAGTCTGATACATGATCACGAGGGAAATGTTCTCGGAGCAATTGAATCAATCCAAAACATAACGAATTTGCGAAATGCACAGAAAGAGTTGAAGGAACAGACGGTGCATCTGGAGGAGGCCAACACGGCCCTTAAGGTGTTGTTGAGGCATCGTGAGGAGGACAGAAATGAAATAGAGCAAAAGTTTGTCAGCAACATTAAAAACCTTGTAATGCCCTACTTAGAGAAGCTGAAGACAACCGGTTTGAGTACCAATCAAACAAACTATCTATCGATAGCGGAACTACACCTTTCAGAGGTTTTGTCACCCTTCCTGATAAAAATGGAACGGGGCAAGACTGGACTTACACCGAGGGAAATAGAGATAGTCGCGCTCGTGAAAGACGGTAAAACTACAAAAGAAATCGCACAGCTGCTGTGCATTGGAGAGACGACTGTCAACAATCATCGACGACGGCTTCGTGAAAAAATGGGACTGAGAAATAAAAAATCAAATCTTCGTTCACACCTATTGTCTTTTGAGGAATGATCCAACGATATAGTCATTATTAGATTATTCTTTGGTTATTGCATCTCCCTGCCTTTCTGTTAATTTGTACACATAAAAATCAAGTTACTGCTTGCCTACAGTATCAATGAAGCGCTGTCGGTCTACCGATCAGGTAATCACGCATAATTTCATATTGCGCGATAAGGAGGATGTTCAAAGTATGGGGAAGCAACCGTTCGAAGGCATCAGGGTTCTTGATCTGTCCAATTATATAAGTGGTTCATTTTGCTCCAAGCTTTTTGCAGATTACGGGGCTGATGTCATTAAGATTGAAAAGCCGGGCAGGGGGACATTGACCCGTCACATGCCTCCATATATCGGAGACTTACCAGATATCAACAAAAGCGTTTATTTTTTATACCTCAATACAAACAAAAGGAGTGTCACTCTTAATCTGAAAACAGATTCTGGGAAAAAGATTTTTGGTCAACTCATACAGGACGCTGACATTTTGTTGGAAAGTTTTTGCCCAGATACAGCGTCGCGATTAGGACTAACGTATGACGTGATAGAGAAATTGAATCCAAGTTTGATCATGGCCTCTGTTACAAATTTTGGGCAAACAGGGCCTTATCGTGACTTTAGGGCGTCGGATTTGGTTCATTATGCCATGGGAGGTGCGATGTACTCTACGGGCCTTCCAGAGATGGAGCCCTTAACCAAGGGGCCCAATGCCCTGCTATTCGAGACAGGATTACAGAGTTGTTATGCTGTTTTAGGAGCCTACATGGCAGCGCGCCATGATGGTGTCGGCGACCACATCGACATTTCCATAATGGAAGCACAACTAGCCGGATGTGAGCGAAGGACGGCTAATTTGCTCACTTATCAATATACTGGCGATTTTACCCGACGC
This Desulfatitalea tepidiphila DNA region includes the following protein-coding sequences:
- a CDS encoding SDR family NAD(P)-dependent oxidoreductase, encoding MMSIFKDKVAIVTGGAGGIGKGLCEELCKHDAIVIATDINDNKLKKTVKKICDTYGRCSAVTFSSTDYDAFKKCIEDTAAREGRLDYIFNNAGVGICAECHVSEVEHWKQVLDVNLYGVIYGSLIAYKIMEKQGFGHIVNMSSVEGLIPFPLASPYVTSKFGVMGLSQAMWVEGHDLGIKVSVVCPGFIKTDIFDVSPMIGVDVTKWLAANAKWERFGISPEKCAKLILTGVAKDKAIIPVTFLAKFFWLLARISPNLILKTILKDFRTWRKAVRVPL
- a CDS encoding HU family DNA-binding protein, whose protein sequence is MNKLELITKLAEEQGLSRAQSKNVVNLFFNHLSDALINGDRVEIRGLCSFKVKEYDSYTGRNPKSGEIVTVKPKRLPFFKVGTELKERVDRGE
- a CDS encoding sensor histidine kinase, producing the protein MVDRSVVEEQLELIERNKELSCLYEIAKIIAPSDRSFSDVLQAIVSILPSAFHYPGRVGASIRVDDQVFTTDGFSPTTSRINATLTIEGRPKGMIEVFYKQFKEDADGDGQGHFLTEETNLLQTIARQVSLMIEIKLANEKQARLESQLRHADRLAKIGQLTAGVAHELNEPLSGILGFAQLALKKIDTPEQAARYLDRIVQSCLHAREIIKKMMLFSSPMPQHMVRVDLNQLLTDGMSFIVPRFEGSGIRFDADFDPALPNISADASQITQVLVNLVINAIHAMPDGGVLTVKTVCIEGKSCLIVQDTGVGMDTKTLEQIFLPFFSTKDVDHGTGLGLSVVHGILSAHDATIDVQSQFGRGTVFTIAFPAIEGGDCGKGGDP
- a CDS encoding sigma-54-dependent transcriptional regulator, which translates into the protein MSGADDFNAQDFSILVVDDSVDAREVIQANLEDEGYAVHTCSSVDQALQMLSQSDFDIIVTDLRMPRVSGLALIRHVRQHLPAVEIMMITGYPSIEGAVEAVKSGAEHYLAKPFTDSELIEAVGAIARKVLRKRLAHDKVTPAETYGIVGQSLPMQRVFRLISKAGLTDANVHISGESGTGKEMVARAIHYAGARRTEPFVSVNCTAVPESLIESELFGYVKGAFTGAGNARTGFFEIANGGTLFLDEIGDASLAMQAKLLRAIQEKTIYRVGSSRAIHVDTRLICATNKDLLQLIGNGLFREDLYYRINVIDIPLPPLRDRGDDLFLLIKHFHAKFTKEMGADAPRFSDEVLRRLKAYRWPGNVRELENLVQKLVLMADGPKIDVADLPPAMKSWVEPSWRLDRSLAEMEAEYIRQVLESVHGNKSKAAEILKIDRKTVRDKLR
- a CDS encoding CBS domain-containing protein yields the protein MEKMKVRELMRPIDEFPRISSRATFMEAVESLDSADLAFRAGKAPERIVLVSDERGRIIGKLSPIDVVKALEPNFSYINDLKIGFHKHLVQASLDSMKELYRVWHNPLLDLWQKATSIRIRDFINRPQPDQMVHADDTMDTAFHRFVEGRHGSLFVRDGGEIVGLIRFSDVYRKIKEAMRLAPVGEATAETV
- a CDS encoding GreA/GreB family elongation factor, translating into MSYSPIYITAEDRARVEWLMLFYDLFTEEEQKRIRRLYYEVSQGLVVSADQIPSNVVTTHSRIKLEEIKGDTEVALYLVFPDEMKQGFGRVSILTAIGAALLGRRVGDIVECQTTTGVRRFAITSTKHFNRDSV
- a CDS encoding YitT family protein, coding for MIRILKDSLLQTLLLTLGSSICAFAVKAFLIPRGFLSGGLTGAALILYYLHPALSLTTIYLLLNIPIFLLGLYFVSIRFFLYSLWGMLIYSAMLYLVDFQIEVPDQMLNAVIAGGITGLGMAIILRSRGSTGGSDIIGVIFHKLFSLSIGTGAVVINIGVLAVSALLFPVDKVLYSLIYAIVAMQATNAIYHGMKKRKAAIIISNHCDAIADILTHNYQVGITKLNGKGGYHGTEKTILFSVIHRKDIASLKKIVLEKDPDAFIAMMTAGDVTGLRIGNQPQW
- a CDS encoding lipid II:glycine glycyltransferase FemX; amino-acid sequence: MDVILKPKDSQKLYPTDILFQSIYWETVKRQLGWKTYAFDLDGAKSGRDLLVLAKSIGRNTVGLYVPQGPEFAPEPEDYGRFLESMSESLITQMQKDVAFIRYDLPWESSYAREIEKCQRYDYPDPRIREIRMNFGTRNWKLKKAPVDMTVAHSCIVDIEGDEAHVLSRMKPKTRYNIGLAHRKGVRVSAFSVEKLPIFYDLYRQTAQRNGFQMSEYRFFEALFSAHKEHQGNSEIFLLMATHGRDVLAGAIIVISQNGALFLHGASANIKRNYMGSYALHWKAIQCARAYNCRVYDMGAVSPVADPQFTFYGLYLFKSGFGGQIVHHSGTWDYPVDETAYLAFRNWETTCAEN
- a CDS encoding PAS domain S-box protein produces the protein MKNGKMDYKPEHNQHHRLNKQSSLKKKKLSLQSNLDLPADYMRLVLENTHEAIMIIQDEKYKFINQNFANVYGYSPEEMYRKSIKDIVHPEDYERVRSNYYRRLKGEQVEKYPYRIIDKSGNIKWMELSGVEILWKGKPAALNFITEITRRVIAEEALKKSERQLSDIVNFMPQALFAIDREGKVIAWNMRMEELSGIKSSDMIGKGNFEYALPFYGQRKPILIDLITRPDISADKDYLSINRGKNFLHAEKFIENNGNPLWLQIETSLIHDHEGNVLGAIESIQNITNLRNAQKELKEQTVHLEEANTALKVLLRHREEDRNEIEQKFVSNIKNLVMPYLEKLKTTGLSTNQTNYLSIAELHLSEVLSPFLIKMERGKTGLTPREIEIVALVKDGKTTKEIAQLLCIGETTVNNHRRRLREKMGLRNKKSNLRSHLLSFEE
- a CDS encoding CaiB/BaiF CoA transferase family protein, with amino-acid sequence MGKQPFEGIRVLDLSNYISGSFCSKLFADYGADVIKIEKPGRGTLTRHMPPYIGDLPDINKSVYFLYLNTNKRSVTLNLKTDSGKKIFGQLIQDADILLESFCPDTASRLGLTYDVIEKLNPSLIMASVTNFGQTGPYRDFRASDLVHYAMGGAMYSTGLPEMEPLTKGPNALLFETGLQSCYAVLGAYMAARHDGVGDHIDISIMEAQLAGCERRTANLLTYQYTGDFTRRTTPIAGLFSTVPPLLPCKDGYVTVSIGPKNFSKFLTLMGRPDLANDPKWDANNMEVSSEVLKVYHDCFLKKTKMEWSEMFQKEGLICTPLSTPEDVCTDEHWKSRNFFVEVPYSSKEMVKIPRGFVRAESEWWKIRRPAPSLGQHNKEIYGELGYSIEELVALEAQGII